The proteins below are encoded in one region of Ferroplasma acidiphilum:
- a CDS encoding signal recognition particle protein Srp54 produces the protein MVLDNLSESLKSIMRKISGSSFIDKDTIKEVTKEIQRALLKADVNVKLVLKLTNTVQERALNEKPPAGMTAQDYIIRVIYEELLKILGTDSNFDLKPQTIMLVGLYGNGKTTTAGKLARLFMKKGLSTGLIAADVHRPGAFEQLQQISGDVNCGFYGEKGEKNALKIVRNGIKELADFKIKIIDTSGRDSLDQELIDEVHEIKEKINPDTVLFVIDATLGQQAGPQAKTLHDAVNIDGVIITKMDGTGKAGGALSAVADIQSPVYFIGTGEHMDDIQIFNPKKFLSRLLGMGDIDALMEVVKETNITEEEAEASLDKLMSGKFDLKDMYDVWEKFAKPGLLKKFFGALPLGKMPGGNKLDESQLDQADEKLRLYRVILDSMTFYELENPDVLNAKRIKRIAAGSGQGEKNVRQLLKEYNAMKKNMKSIKKNRNFKKMLKTQLKGGNFSLDDLESKML, from the coding sequence ATGGTTCTAGACAATTTATCAGAGTCACTTAAGAGCATTATGCGTAAAATATCTGGTTCAAGTTTTATTGACAAGGATACTATAAAAGAGGTCACAAAAGAAATTCAAAGAGCCTTATTAAAAGCCGATGTGAACGTTAAACTTGTCTTAAAGTTAACCAATACAGTCCAGGAAAGGGCATTAAATGAAAAGCCCCCTGCAGGCATGACAGCGCAGGATTATATTATACGTGTTATCTACGAAGAGCTTCTAAAAATACTTGGCACAGATTCAAATTTCGATCTTAAGCCCCAGACAATTATGCTTGTGGGTTTGTATGGAAATGGTAAAACAACAACAGCAGGAAAGCTTGCCAGACTTTTTATGAAGAAAGGCTTATCCACAGGGCTGATAGCTGCCGATGTCCACAGGCCGGGGGCATTTGAACAACTCCAGCAGATTTCCGGAGATGTGAACTGTGGATTTTACGGTGAAAAGGGAGAAAAAAACGCCCTTAAAATAGTTCGAAACGGCATAAAGGAACTTGCAGACTTCAAAATAAAAATTATCGATACCAGCGGCAGGGATTCACTGGATCAGGAATTAATAGATGAAGTACATGAAATTAAAGAAAAAATCAATCCTGATACGGTGCTTTTTGTTATAGATGCAACACTTGGACAGCAGGCTGGCCCGCAGGCAAAAACCCTCCATGATGCTGTAAATATAGATGGAGTAATTATTACAAAGATGGATGGTACTGGAAAGGCTGGCGGTGCGTTGAGCGCAGTTGCGGATATACAATCACCGGTATATTTTATTGGAACCGGGGAACACATGGATGATATCCAGATATTTAATCCCAAAAAGTTCTTGTCAAGGCTACTGGGTATGGGCGATATAGACGCCCTTATGGAAGTAGTTAAGGAAACAAACATAACTGAAGAAGAAGCTGAAGCTTCACTGGATAAACTCATGTCAGGAAAATTTGATTTAAAAGATATGTATGATGTCTGGGAAAAATTTGCCAAGCCAGGGTTGCTTAAGAAATTCTTCGGAGCACTCCCACTTGGGAAAATGCCGGGAGGAAACAAACTTGACGAATCGCAACTGGACCAGGCAGATGAGAAATTAAGGCTTTACCGTGTGATACTCGATTCAATGACATTCTATGAACTGGAAAACCCGGATGTATTGAATGCAAAACGCATAAAAAGAATTGCCGCAGGCTCCGGCCAGGGTGAGAAAAACGTACGCCAGTTGCTTAAAGAATATAACGCCATGAAGAAAAACATGAAAAGCATAAAAAAGAACAGAAATTTCAAGAAAATGCTAAAAACCCAGCTCAAAGGCGGGAATTTCAGCCTCGATGACCTGGAATCAAAAATGTTATAA
- a CDS encoding transcription factor S, translating to MFCSKCGALMTPSRDKYICNSCGNEIPKAGTADQKIISKSSDKEIIMVAKEVNAEPLDSDAVCPVCHHTGAYYLLKQTRSADEPETKFYTCESCGHRWREY from the coding sequence ATGTTCTGTTCTAAATGCGGTGCACTCATGACACCATCAAGGGATAAATATATCTGCAACAGTTGTGGCAATGAAATTCCAAAAGCTGGAACAGCTGACCAGAAGATTATATCAAAGAGTTCAGATAAAGAAATTATAATGGTGGCCAAGGAAGTAAACGCGGAACCACTTGATAGCGATGCCGTGTGCCCTGTATGCCATCATACAGGAGCTTATTATCTCCTCAAGCAAACACGTTCTGCAGATGAACCTGAAACAAAGTTTTATACATGTGAGTCCTGCGGGCATAGGTGGAGAGAGTATTGA
- a CDS encoding CoA-binding protein, which produces MTTEEILKKYRDIAVVGISDKPDRASYQVSKYLMENGYNIIPVNPALEKWEGKRVYKDVKSIDGNVDVVDIFRKPEFVEEIVKDSKGKARVIWMQEGIVNEDAKKRAMDMGMEVIMDKCMKKEHEKLNK; this is translated from the coding sequence ATGACTACAGAGGAAATATTAAAAAAATACAGGGATATCGCTGTTGTAGGGATTTCCGATAAGCCTGATAGGGCAAGCTATCAGGTTTCAAAGTATCTTATGGAAAACGGATATAACATAATTCCTGTTAATCCGGCCCTGGAAAAATGGGAAGGAAAAAGAGTTTATAAGGATGTAAAGTCCATTGATGGAAACGTGGATGTTGTCGATATATTCCGCAAACCTGAATTTGTTGAAGAAATAGTGAAGGATTCAAAGGGAAAAGCAAGGGTAATATGGATGCAGGAGGGAATAGTAAATGAAGATGCAAAAAAACGTGCAATGGATATGGGAATGGAAGTTATAATGGATAAATGCATGAAGAAAGAACATGAAAAATTAAATAAATAA
- a CDS encoding SDR family NAD(P)-dependent oxidoreductase, which yields MKSNIVIAGIGKGMGSSLAYYLKDAGYNVFLISRGSNVKEVAGKAGCEFYNADLNSYPQCVEAIKAADRTMGGIDAVVNVAGNYYSNQSIEETEPEMFMDAILNNARTFYNIARAALPLLKRQKHGSIIGFSASENVYYNSNPGYASGKGAVYFMVKSLARELIKYNIKVNGVAPGFIGKNDDEIKSNIELGIARRYPPDDINRTVEFLINSEMVTGEIIPVAGGHDINLNSGI from the coding sequence ATGAAATCTAATATTGTTATAGCAGGTATTGGAAAGGGAATGGGAAGTTCTCTCGCATATTATCTAAAGGATGCAGGTTACAACGTTTTTCTAATATCCCGTGGAAGCAATGTAAAGGAAGTTGCAGGCAAAGCTGGATGCGAGTTTTATAATGCAGATTTGAATTCATATCCACAATGCGTGGAAGCCATTAAGGCAGCGGATCGAACAATGGGGGGCATAGATGCAGTTGTCAATGTTGCCGGAAATTATTATTCAAATCAAAGTATTGAAGAAACAGAGCCAGAAATGTTCATGGATGCAATTTTGAATAATGCAAGGACATTTTACAATATTGCCCGTGCAGCACTTCCTTTGCTTAAACGGCAAAAACATGGCTCCATAATAGGTTTCTCCGCTTCAGAAAATGTGTATTACAATTCAAATCCAGGATATGCATCAGGAAAGGGGGCAGTTTATTTCATGGTGAAAAGCCTTGCCAGGGAACTTATTAAATATAACATAAAAGTTAATGGAGTTGCTCCAGGATTCATAGGAAAGAATGATGATGAAATAAAATCAAATATAGAACTCGGAATAGCCAGGAGATATCCGCCAGATGATATTAACAGAACTGTAGAATTTCTGATCAACTCTGAAATGGTCACAGGAGAGATTATACCAGTAGCCGGGGGCCATGACATAAATTTGAATTCCGGCATATAA
- a CDS encoding amino acid permease → MTETSPQNGELTRHLTFKDVFFLSFGGMSPLLSILTYAAFAITLAGFDAPIVMVIGMLLVLVNGLVVTQLSKRFSSSGGYYTYAFQALSARIGFDTGWMYIFYSILYALAYLTGAIFIIVTVLGISEYYAFLLIIIPSITFLIVGIKLSSRYALYAVAIEISLMLAIVVISFVVTKGAAYIPNPAVYHISGGDFALGILFAMGIPTGYGSIAPVSGEVSNPKKVVGRSVISVILIGGTLATLMIYAFANLILQTNIAIPTSDKLPVIGIILHNFGKYGIYLYYAAGIATINDAILAILSFGSAASRTFFRMGYDKSFPSIFAKKVKDNPIVASFAVSAIMVALPLLIMHYITVETAFILLGTISALGGLFIHVSANFSLIRIGLRRGRRLISRTQKGIYSYIKDFKEVILALVAAIISSIVLVYSAYSTVSWYTLLFLVWIVVGFILSEVKAITLKTSDDMMDISKEGKILAENLMNIKVMDARIPGLDVIVGINDPLRAALEKLLSKNIPYAIVLDGNMKPVGTLYVIDILLLPKDAIDRGKVNQMHLEKVVNISVNDEVTDAVRILKENNVNILSIVDGSGKCTGTITEREILLKLASTDKPAVE, encoded by the coding sequence ATGACAGAAACGTCACCGCAAAACGGTGAACTTACAAGGCACTTAACTTTCAAGGATGTTTTCTTCCTTTCATTCGGCGGCATGTCTCCACTTTTAAGTATACTCACATACGCAGCTTTTGCAATAACACTTGCAGGATTTGACGCTCCAATAGTTATGGTCATTGGTATGCTCCTGGTGCTTGTAAACGGGCTCGTTGTAACACAATTATCCAAAAGATTTTCGTCATCTGGTGGATATTACACATACGCTTTTCAGGCATTATCTGCAAGAATAGGGTTTGATACAGGGTGGATGTACATCTTCTATTCGATCCTTTATGCCCTTGCTTATCTTACCGGTGCAATATTTATAATTGTCACCGTACTGGGCATTTCAGAGTATTATGCCTTTCTTCTCATAATAATTCCCTCTATTACATTCCTTATTGTAGGAATAAAGCTTTCTTCCAGATATGCACTCTATGCCGTAGCAATTGAAATATCTCTCATGCTGGCTATAGTAGTAATATCATTTGTAGTGACAAAGGGTGCTGCATACATTCCAAATCCAGCCGTATACCACATCAGCGGTGGCGATTTTGCCCTCGGGATATTATTTGCCATGGGAATTCCTACAGGGTATGGTTCCATAGCACCGGTATCAGGCGAGGTGTCCAATCCGAAGAAAGTTGTAGGGCGTAGCGTTATATCTGTTATACTAATCGGTGGCACCCTGGCAACATTGATGATCTATGCATTTGCCAATCTCATTCTGCAGACTAATATCGCTATTCCAACCAGTGATAAATTGCCTGTTATAGGCATTATTCTGCACAATTTTGGGAAATACGGAATATACCTCTACTATGCGGCAGGGATAGCAACAATCAACGATGCTATATTAGCTATACTTTCATTCGGGTCTGCCGCATCCCGTACATTTTTCAGAATGGGATATGATAAATCTTTCCCCTCTATTTTCGCAAAAAAAGTAAAAGACAATCCTATTGTTGCCAGTTTCGCAGTGAGCGCTATAATGGTTGCACTTCCATTGCTTATTATGCATTACATAACAGTAGAAACCGCTTTTATATTACTTGGAACAATATCTGCCCTTGGGGGATTATTTATACACGTCAGTGCCAATTTCTCCCTTATCAGAATAGGGCTAAGGCGTGGAAGAAGGCTGATATCACGTACACAAAAAGGCATATACTCTTACATAAAAGATTTTAAAGAGGTAATACTCGCCCTGGTTGCAGCTATTATCAGCTCTATAGTGCTTGTCTATTCAGCATATTCTACTGTATCATGGTACACATTACTATTTCTGGTCTGGATTGTGGTAGGATTTATATTGTCCGAAGTAAAAGCAATTACATTGAAAACATCGGATGATATGATGGATATAAGCAAAGAAGGAAAAATACTTGCTGAAAATCTAATGAACATAAAGGTTATGGACGCAAGAATCCCTGGACTTGATGTAATTGTTGGAATTAACGATCCATTAAGGGCTGCTCTGGAAAAACTACTTTCTAAAAACATACCCTATGCAATAGTTCTTGATGGGAACATGAAGCCTGTTGGAACTTTGTATGTAATCGACATACTTCTCCTCCCTAAAGACGCCATCGATCGTGGGAAAGTAAATCAGATGCATCTTGAAAAAGTTGTCAACATAAGTGTTAATGATGAGGTAACAGACGCTGTCAGAATTCTCAAGGAAAATAATGTAAATATCCTCTCAATTGTTGACGGGTCAGGAAAATGTACAGGCACAATCACAGAGAGGGAAATTCTATTAAAGCTCGCGAGTACGGATAAGCCCGCAGTTGAGTAA